ACAGATCTTTCTTCTCAATGAGGCACCGAGAATCCAGTCTTGTACTGATAATCGCTGAGGTGGTGCTGGCAACAGGTCCTTTTTGTGTTTCTAAATTGTACTTGAACCCAAACAAAGTTTGTTACTctagttttgttgccaaaacaaataaaaaattaagTATTTCTGAAGTGTCTTTAGACTGTACAGATGCTGTGGGGTCCCAGTCCTCCTGCCTCAGCTTGCATTATGCAGGTTGTCACCCAGGAGAATCACAATGGACCTTAATCTGGTAGTCAGTTGCAGTAGCATGTTACAATGAAATGTGTGACTGGGTGGATGTTGCTGTTATATGCGGCAACAATGTTATTGTAAAACGAGGACTGTGATGTTGTCCTTCCTTTGCATAACGTGGTGAGAGACAGTGAAAAGCATGCCCCTTTCTGCAAAACAAATCCCAGCTTCTGTAgcacagccacctcctcctctgacACAAGCCTGGGTCATTAGGTCCAGGGTAAGTGCAAAGGCAGAACACAAGTCCCTGGAAGCATAGACTCCAGGAGGAAATCAGTGGAGATCTAACCTCAAGGACAAGTTCAGCTTAACATGGGACATTTTCCAGGTTCACAAGTACAATGTAGGAAGGGAAGTTGTTCTGTACAGCTGCAAATAAGTCAATGGCTGCATTTTCCCATAGTGGGAAGGGGCCTTGTACGTAGGTAGCTGTCAGAAGTGGCACCGCCAGAGCATCTGATGACCACTCATGGGACTCTTGCACTGGATTAGCCTGGGGTTTTCTTGAAGGGGGAGATTCAAGACATGGCCTTTAGGCTTCAACAGGTTTGGGAAGGTGGGACCAAAGGGCTCATCAATCCACATATAAAAAGCCTCTGACAATACCTAGAGGAACAGAACTCTAGGAAGTTATTACATTAGTTAGTAAATGCCAGAAATAAATAACCCTTTGTGTGACAAATCCAGCCTCCCTTACTGTATGATAGCACTTCCACAATCAAGGTGAAAACCTTCAGCTACGCAACCACTATTTTCAGAGGCTTAATGCTCCCAAAAATAACCTGAGTTGAAGTTTCTCCTTTGTGCTTGTGACAACCCCTGTCGACCTGAAGAAGATTGTTCAGATGCCCTTTGACTCTTGTAATTGTTCAGCTTTTAAATGCTCAGAGAAAAGTGTCACAGAGCAGGGAGACTAACCAGTCAACTGAAATGCAGTGGGAGGCTCCAGCCTTAAATCACGCTTAGTGTACTCTGCATGAAGACAAGAGCAGGGAAGTTTTCATATAATGTGAGCAACAAGCAGGAGTTTGAGGTGAAAAGGTGGGGAGGGTTTAAAGGTACGTAGAGGGCAGAGCTCAGATGCTATAGGCTGTGACAGAACATGGGGTGGTCACTAACAGGCAAAATACATGCAGGGTTGAATAAATAAATGAGATGGGCAGCTCTTCTAAAAAGTAAATTAGCTGTTACAAGTGCTGGTGAACATCCAGTGCTGCACTacttaaaaaataaacacaatgcAGGAGCACAACCTGGGGCAGAGGTTACGGTGGTTTCTTATGTGGCATTGAGCTAAAACCACAAGTTACATAACTGTCTTATTCTCACTGGACAGTGCAAGGCTTCCATGTAAAAGGAATCCTATGACAATGCATCATGTGATTGCAGTGGAGCCTGCTCCAGATTGGAGGCCATGTAGCCTCACTTAAGGTGCAGCATCCCCAATAGCTGTTGAGCACAAGTGTTGCTAAGCTACAGCCCAGCATGCATGATGCAGCTCAGCCCCTCAAGCTGCCTCATGCCATTATCATCATCAATGGTCATTTAGGTCCTTGCAGTGCAGCAAGGGCTTTACCAGCATGTTGGCTGGGAGATCCTGCCTCATCTCAGTCTCCCTCTTTCCAGTGTCATGGAACCAAGAGATCAGCTCCCACTGCGGCACTGACAGCTTGAGGAGCTAGTCTCACAGCTTAGTGCAAGGTGGTTTCCCAGTGACCCTTTGCAGGTTGGGCTAGAAACATTCCACAGCAAGGCAGATCTTTTCTATGAACTTTTATTGTGATAATTACAAAAAAacctgaggggtggggtgagggggaagaacAGGGGAGAGAAAGTTGTGTTACTGTGGCTCATCTCCATGTTCTGAGGGGTCCGACTCCTCCCCCTTGTGCTTTTCTAGCTTTGCCATTAGCTCTGCAAAAGACAAGAGGAGCAGGggtgaggctctgaatatgtgcTTCACGAACAATGCTGCTCCCTAAGATCACAGTAAATAGCTCTCTGGGGCAGCTAAGACCCTCAGGAGGTCAGAAGCATAGGCAACTGCGTTGAAATGAGCCTTAGAATGGCTCTGCTCTCAGGCAAGGATCCAGTAAGCGTGACGAGGCAGCAAGCTGGCCAGCTTAGGAAGAGAGAGCATGATGCCCACAGTGGGAGAGGGCCCAGCAAGAGGCCGGTTCAGCAGGCAGCTGCAGTTGCTCAGACATGGCAAGGAGAGGTAGCAGCTGCACTCCCCTCCAAGCCTTATGGCTCCTGGCTAATGCCTAGCAGACCAAGGGAAACATGATTTCTAGGCTGGTCCACCCCTGCCTGCTTGGATGTTACTCCAATGCACATGCTGCCTATCCCCTCAGGGAGCTCTCGATTACCGCATCGTCAGGCTCCTCTTCTGCGGTTACCTTCCCAGCTGCATCCCCCACCCAAGGCAGAGGAAACTGAATCCTGCCCATCAGAACATCTTCCCGGCCCTCACTGGTTCCCCTTGGCCAGTGGTACATAGGGAAGAGCATGCAGCTCCTGGTGCTTACAAGGATCCAGAGGCTGGAGACCAGCTCAGCACTTTAACTCAGTTTCCTGGGGCACCTGTATTTTATGTCTGTTTAGCAAGGTGAGTGATTCTGACTGTGCTAAGCCAAGCCCCACCAACTGGAGAGTCAGAGCCAGCCCCCTTGACTGCAGCCCTCCCTAGTCAGTACCATACCCCCACTCCTTGGCATTAAAGCCCTGtgactgcagcagggagcagcgtgggaggggagaggcaccTTTGGCCGGGTTGAAGACACCATTGGTTTGTTGGTCGCACACGTAGCAGCGCTTGGACTTGCGGTAGTGCTGCAGGGCGCAGAGCTCACAGAAGTAGTGTCGGCACCTGCAGGGAAGGAAGAAGGGGACTAAATTAAGCCTCCCACAAAGGTCTGCAGCTGTAGAAGATAAGCCTAAGGAAATCATCTCTGGGAGGCAGTAGAGACAAGAGGACTCTGCCTCTGCTCACACCCATGGGAGCTGAGCAGCCAGTATTTTCCCAGCCCTGTAGCAGCAAACAGGCAAGGGTGTTacagcacagcctggcctgagTGAGGTTATTACAGTACAAAGGCAAAACAAAGAACCTCCCACACAAGAACCAGGCCCCTGGGAGagcccctgctcccaggagctGGTTTGCTGCTTCTGCAGAGATCGATCACAGGCCAAGGAACAGGCCAAGAAGTCCACCCAGCAGTCTGGTGACACTTCAGAGAGAGACCACATCCTGCACATGCTAACAGGACCGTACCAAATCAGAGGAGATGCTGCAAATCCAGGCCCAAAAATCTACTGCCCGGATGGTGTGTGTGGGAAGTTACCCATCATGACTCTCGAATTCTATTTCCAGCTCTCCCCCACTTTGGGCAAGTCCCCTcaccaccctgtgcctcagtttccccaggtgtACAGTGGGCATAATGATGCTCATGAAGCATCAGTCAAAGCACTGAGATGAAAAATGTGAAGGCTGGTGATAACAGCCACAATAAAGTAGCTGCTGTTGTAATGGGAGGTGCTTTACTGTGGACAATGAGTGCATTTCAGGATccttggagggggcatgttacaAAAACTGCTTTGGAAGGTCCACGCAGCTAGGAACTGAAAGGCCCAGTGACAGCTGTATTGAGAGGTGAGGATTAACAACACTggccctggagagagagaggtggacTCAGACTGATCCAAAAGCCTTGTGTCCCATAGCCCAGGAAGCTGCTTACTTGGTAACCACAGGGTTCTTGAAGGAGCTTCTGCAGATGAAACACTTGAAGGGCAGGTCCTCCTCGTCACTGCTCACTTCATAGTTTTCCTCATCTGTGAGAGACAAAACAATTAACTGTGGCCAGGCAGCAATCAACAGGCAGCCAGGTGAACCCTGCACAATCCAAGCCCAGAGCACGAACAGCACAGGAAGTACCCAGCAGGTGGGCCTGGTCCTTGGCCATAAATAATCCAAGtctggcagctgggtgtgtctgATGTCAGTATCTTGTGTGGGAATGAGATATAATTAGGTCTAATGAGCGAACATGCTTGCTGCTCATCTCACAAGGAGCAGGTTCCTTTGCCTCGCCCACTCGCTGCTATAAGCAGATTCTTCCCTTCCAGGCTCACTGCCCCCGAACTGCTCAGCTCCAAACCGAAAAGCTTAACATATAACATGGCTCTTGGGATGGTCTGCTGCTGTTCACAAGCACTGCCCCGCTTGCAGCCTGGGGATGCAGCAACTGCAGCCatatgagctgcgtggcagcaagTAATAGCACAGGTGaaagggcagcagccagaggtagGGAGCTATCCCACCAACCCCACTCCACAAGCCAGGAGACAGCTCACACATGGGCCACAAGCAACTGCAGGTCAGTACGCATTAAAGGGTAAGATTATGCTTTCTGAAATCTTCCCCCAGGTAATTGATTAGCGTGGATCAGGTTATTCATTCCTCTTGGCCACAGTCTgcctctggcagcagcacagacctgaCACCTCGAAGAGCCTAATTCCTCTGTCCCTATACCCTGCCAGATGAACCTGCCCCATCAGGCAATGCTGCTCACAGAGGGGATGCTCattccagcccctctggccatCAGCCATCACCCCGAGGCAGCACAGCTGGTCAGCCGTCTTAGTTCTGTAACAGCAGCAGTTATTGGCCACAGtcacccagctgcaggactggcttTTACAATCCTCCAACAGAGAGTTCCATGGTTGTGACCCGTTGCCATGACAAACTGTCCTTTGAGCTTTAACTTAAATCTGGGACCTGCCCCAGAGCATGTCATTTGAGACAGGGAAGGAGTCACTAATCTCTCCTCCTTTACCCACAAGCCCTCAGTCTAGCCCATTCCAAAGCACCAATGCAGGAAGATCTCATTAGGATAGAATGGAGGGAGAGAAGGCAGAGGGTTGCTATCATACCATTGACTCCATAGCGTCCTTCATCCAGTTCCCGTTCAATCTGCCAGCCGTGTTTGTAGTCAGAGCGGTCGTGGAGGAATTTACAGCTGTCTGCAGCAGGACAAAGACAAGGTGTTAGCATCCCTGCTCACGTTTAATGCAGGCACATGGCTCATGGAGACTACAGAGCCCTGTTTGCATCCTGATCTGATCAAAGGGGCTCATGAGCACAGAGTGAAACATCCAACATGTAACTGTCCATGGTGGAACAAATCCACATGTGGGACATGCTCACataagggaaggggcagagcacaTCCCATCACATCCTCCTATTTCTCTGCCAGCAGGAGACTTGTCCAAGGTTACAcagggacactcagtggcagagctggaaacaaCCTCCAGATCTCCCACTCTTGTCCAGTGCTGTAACCACATGCCCATGCTCCCTGAGTTACCCCCGTCAATAATGACCACTAAACGGACAGGCTCGTCTTTCTACAGCACGTTTTTCATCATATAAATCATGCTAAGATCCACCTAGCAAGGCCATTACTGTATTTCAAGTTATAAAAAACAATTGTCTTGTACCCAGTCCCTTGTGCTTTTACAGCACTGTATGAACAAAGCATCAGGCTGTTTAAAGTCTGCAGCCATCCTCCATAAATGACCTCTTCGATGTCCTTTTAGATCTGTAGACATCATCAAGTTGTTGATCTGCAGGTTTAGGTCATTAGACATCCAAATGCTGCCATTTGCATCGATAAACGGTTGGCTTCATTGAAGCCACTTTGCGAGCCTGGTACAGTGGCTGCctgaaaattctttttaaaaaagacgcTGCCTAGTTTAGTCTGGAGTTCACAATGGGATTGGGGTGCTGCAGACAGGGAAAGGTCCATTCACctccaaagccacagaagccCGTCTCCTTATAGTCTTTACAGATGTCGGGCTGATAGTCCCATCGCACGGTAGCCCTCAGGTGCTCTGGCGCTCGGAtagggccttttctgaaagagatGAAGGAATGCTCAGAACAGGTGCACTGATGATTCTGAGATGCCTCCAGGCAGGGTCCAGTGCAAATCAGTCTTCAAAAGGAAGGTAGTGCCAGTGAAAGGGGCCCAGCTTGCAACACTGCAGACTGAAGACCTCTGTCCtcagaacagacacatttctGCTGCCTGTGCTCTGAGCTTCTGTGCACAGCACAGAGCCTAAAGATCAGGTCCAAGATCACCATTCAGGGAGCACCTACCTGACCATGCCCGAGGAGGCGTTCCCCATCGACGTATCTTTGGGCTTCACGTACTTCTGATAGTTATTGATCCCCCGGTAAATTTTATCATCCTCCTTCCCTCGTAGCTCCTACATAGGGAGAGTGTGGAAACAGCCTGCTACATGGAGCTTTCTTTCCTGTCTCCTAGacctgcttcccagcccccaaCTTCCTCTGCTATCCAACTACCCCCTCACCACAGCTTCCTTCTACGCTCTGAGCACTAAGAATGGCCATAAAAGCCGGGAGGTGCCCACTGTACCCAGGGAAAGGGATTATACTAGGCTTGCCAAATATAGGGAAAATAAAGCTTCCCCCCGCATCTCCCAGTTTTGAAAAAGTTGGGAGAATTTGGTGCTCATGGATGAAAGGTATAGAACAGGATCGGCTGCCCACCACAGCTCAGCCAATGCACCTCAGCCCGGACCTAcagcctccctcctccctgcctgtcctAGGTTCCCCACACCCAGTTCTACTAATGctcctcactcctgacctgcagccccttctGCTATGCTGCCCCAACAACACACTCCTCTGCTAGCAAATCTGCAGAACCCCATTATGCCAACCATTTCGGCTAATGCTCCTTCGGCCTCATGTGCCATATCCCTCGTTCCAACCCTAGACCTCTCAACTATAAATCCTACATGAATGACCAGGTCTCACCTGTGTGACTGCTTGCACAAAGCTGGTCGATTAGAACCAGGGACCATCTCCCtaccaccccctacccccaccccacaaacacttCCGCTGTGAAGCAGCCCCTTGGGATTTGGCAAAGCTTCCTGGTGGGACGGACAATGAGGAGATGGGGTACAGCCCATGAACATATCATCTCCCCCTGGACCTCTGGCTTTACAGGCCATGGCTGACTGACCTCCTGGATTTTCTGGCTGCGCTCAAAGATAGCCTGAGCATCTTTCTCCTTCTCAGTGTCCAACTCGTATACAGCCGTCGCTCCCATGTCCTCCGGACCTACAGGTTTCTGAAATGCAAGCAGCACATTCTCCAGTCAGTCAAGAGAAGAGTCCCACGATACTGACAGCTCCTGAGATCCCCCAGTCCAGAGGGCACATAAATGCACAGCACGGACGAAACAGGGACAGTCACTAATCACTGATGCCAGTCAACTGCTTGTTGCACTTCGCTCCGGTACCTGGACAACGAACATAGCCAGATTGGTGTCACTTGGGGTTTACAGCCCATTTCACTTCCTGGTTCTCTTAACATCTTAGTTCTTCTATCATACCTGgcattcagtaatggattttaGTCCAGAACACAGGGCAGCATCTATCCCTAGTTTGCAGGGAGTTACCCAAGGAGGCCAATGGCTAAGCTAGATCTCCTAATTcagcactctaaccactagactgtgCTTCCCACAATGGCTGCTCTGTCTGGATTCTTAACACAGCTGCAGAAATTTTACCATTTAGTTAATACACCTACacagtttagattttttttaatgctgtgaAAACATTTCTATTAATACTGTTCTTTGCCAGCCCTTTATGAACAGTCCCACACTGCAGAGATTTAAGTATAATTCTACCCAAGCGGgggcttccagcctctgcttaCAAGTAAGCTGACCTCTGGCATTTCCAGCAGACATACATAAAGCCACATTCTTCTCCTGCATCTCCCTCTTTGTGCTggtgtgtgtgaaactgacacAGACCAGCAGAGCCTTTCCGTAGCAACCAGGTGGTGAAGAATAATTGCAGCCCTGAGCGCATCACCAGGCACTGTACCAACATGAACTGATGGATCCTTGAAACCCCTGTGGGAGACCGACCAGCGCTCTCCCTATTTTATGGAGGAAGAAATGggggcacagagaggggaagtgagcaggaatACACATCAAAGCCAagatctggagatatttaagagcaggttgtaTAGAcatatatcagggatggtctagagtggatggtgcttcatcctgctctgagggcatgagactagactcaatgaccttttgaggtcccttccagttctagcgttctattattctatgatccCTTTCTGACCTGAAGAGATCTGTTGGGCTCAAAAGCCCGTCACTTTCACCAGTGGAAGCTGTTCTGATAAAAGATACTCTCTCATATCCTCCCCACCACTTGTCtcgctaatatcctgggaccaatgcaGGTACCACAATGCAGCCAAGTCTATTTGTATTACTAACACTGCCTCAGATTAGTTAAACTAGATCCAACTAATTTCCCACACATACTTTCTGTACCTTTTGGTCTTTCAGCTCAGGGCAGTTAAACTAAATACAGCAGTGGCTGCTTCTCCTGCACTTGACAGGGCAGTTTGGAGAAAATTGTATGTTCCTAGCAAAAAGGTTTCTAGTGAAGTTTGGGAAGGCAGAATTTCTACACCAATAAGGATTAGTCAACACAATCTCCTTTTGTAGTTACGTTGTTAGGGCTTTGGACAGAGCAtatggactcctgggttctgtcctcctcctgccactgacttgctgtgtgacctagGAAAGTTGTTTTGCCTCTCTGGGCCTTAGTTTTCCTTCCAGCACGATGGAGATAAAGTTACATTTTGCTCCAGGGGTTGCAGTGCTAGCTTTGGACACTGGAGACCTGCAGTCAATTCTCTGCTCAGCAAGACTTCCtgtatgaccttgagcaagtcacctgccttgtgtctcagttcccccgcatctgtacaatggggataatggcACTGCCCTTCCTCATGGGAGTTTTGTAAGAATAGAACCATTAAAGAGTTGGAGGCGAGCAGATACTATAGTGATGGGGGACAGGGAACATGGTTTTGAGAAGGAGCACCAGAGAGACACTAAACAGAGTTAAAATAACACAATCTGACCCTGGAGCCCAATCATGAAACCAACCAATGACAATCTCTGGCCTCTGTCTTGCAGATCAAGTGATCTAATTACCCCTTCTGCGCCTTTTTAAGCCATGCAGTATACTGTGCTTACCGCCGATCTCGTTGATTTGTAAGTAACACCAATTCCTTGTGATTCCCCCTCATCATCACTACTGCTGGCCCCATATGAGGTCTTCTCTTTACCACTTCTCTTGGTCTGAAAGATGGAAGGACAAACATctgaagaactgaaaaagatCAATCGCCAGCAAAATGAACACAATACCCAGACATGTGCCCTGACCTTCCCATAATgtgaggaaatgggtcttactcatgaaagttcattacttcataaataaatgtgttagtctttcaattactacaggactgcttgttgtattGGCCAGAGACAGTGCTGCAGTCCACAAAGGCAAAACAGGGGTGTTGTGATTCATCACAATCAAGTTCCATACAGACACAGCACTGATTTAATAGAGCCACCTCTGGGTTAGAAGGAGGGAGTACATAAGCTCCCAAAAGAGGGGGTATTACAGAGTTAAATTCTCACCTTAAAAGAGCCACGTTATATGTTTAATTTGGATCTCTGGTCTGCAGTGTTGGAACCCCCCATTTCCCTCAGTCTATGGCACATTTCCAATAACAACATTTTCCAGTAACAATAGAAGGTCTGAGAAAGGATCAAGTGAGCCATAGCACACAATGACTGGAATGTACATGTAGCTTTAGACTTCCATGGAGCAAGGATGCAATCCCTGATCCTTGCAGAAGTGCCAGCAGACCCCCCTAGTGTAGATGCTATTATACAGGCAAAACTGCACTGGTGCTGGTATCACTCTCTTCCAGTTGGTGAGGGTGAAATAAACTATTTGGTAAAAGTCTATAAAACCTGCATCTACCCTAGAAGCCCTTTGCAGGTATAATATACCACTATAGTTATACCTGCAAAGCTCTGCTGGTGTAGCCCTGGCCTAAATTCTTTGTTACCAAAGTAACTGTGGCACACTGCATCATTCTGGTAAGAGTCACACAGGGCACTTTCAGATCTCTCAGTTGGCCTTTTCATATGCATTGTTGGCTATTTTCATATGCATTTACCCCATCTGTGCATTTGCGCACCTAGATTTGTAAAATCTGGCCCTTTAGGTGTCCTCATtaggttttaaaaatattatcccCTTGAGAGGAAAAGGAAAGTTCACCCCCCCGCTTACAGTGAGACACTGGTCAAGAATGCCTGCATACCCCCAGAACAAAAGTCTGCAGGAGTACTGCCTGTTCACATTTGAAAGGATTTTCCTACAACCAGAAGGGCTCAAGACACACGGCTGtatttttttgttagttttgttttgttttgtttttaagtgagaACCTGAATTCTGCCTTATCTGGATCTGTCATGAGTCCAGATAAATAGTATAACTGGCTAGATCCACTCCATGGGTGGGTGTGTGATGTTGCCACGGCTGGGGAAAGGTGATGGCAAGCCTGCTGGTGGGCAGTCTTATGGTGTTGCTGCACTGTGCCTTTTGAAGGTCCCTCCCAGGGTTTCCAGGGTCCAAATATGGGGCCCCCAGCTCACAGGGTCCAAACATCATGCCCCCAGTTCACAGGGAGGCTGGTCACGCTTGGGGTGCGATGCAGTAAGTGAATGAGGTGTGGAGCTTCCCATCTTTGCATTGGGCTGTATCACCTTCTGGATCATGGGGTTGTGGGTTTCCCGCCGCCTCTCCTTTCTGACCACTGTGCTCCCTTCATCACTGCTGCTTCCTGCCGAGGAAAGGACACCATCGGTTCAAGGGCCCCAGCCTCAGTTAGCCCTGAACATCCTGGGTGAGGACCGGATCCCACTGCTGTTGTGTTCCTTCACCCCAGGGGAAGCACTCCCCATATGCCTGCCCCTGGGCACAGGGCTCTTGGGGGTCACCCAGCCTGCAGGGAGACCCAGACCCCTCCCAGGGGCTAGGGTGGCTTGACTCCCACCATAAGGTTATGTACATTGTGCCTCCCTTAAGGCCTTTCTCCAGGCTGTCGGGGTCTCCACCCGCCCAGATAGTGGTACTGTCCACACCCTTCCCCCGTGGTATTAGGGCAACCCTGAAACCCTCAacccctacccccgccccccactgataATGAACCAGACCAactcccctccttcctctcatATTAGCACAGCCCAAAACTCTCCACCAGTGATAATGGGGCAGTGGAGAAACCCTCCCTAGTCATAGTGGGCCA
The sequence above is a segment of the Carettochelys insculpta isolate YL-2023 chromosome 28, ASM3395843v1, whole genome shotgun sequence genome. Coding sequences within it:
- the RNF113A gene encoding E3 ubiquitin-protein ligase RNF113A encodes the protein MAEETPVCSFLFKKRGSSAGRGRRKRPGSDQEQGSSSDEGSTVVRKERRRETHNPMIQKTKRSGKEKTSYGASSSDDEGESQGIGVTYKSTRSAKPVGPEDMGATAVYELDTEKEKDAQAIFERSQKIQEELRGKEDDKIYRGINNYQKYVKPKDTSMGNASSGMVRKGPIRAPEHLRATVRWDYQPDICKDYKETGFCGFGDSCKFLHDRSDYKHGWQIERELDEGRYGVNDEENYEVSSDEEDLPFKCFICRSSFKNPVVTKCRHYFCELCALQHYRKSKRCYVCDQQTNGVFNPAKELMAKLEKHKGEESDPSEHGDEPQ